CGTGCAGATTGCTATCGCGCAGATACAGCCCGCCCCACAGCACCAGGCCGAGATAGAGCCCGAACAGCGTGTGGGTGAACAGCGGACTGCCGATCCGCATATGGGAGGCGACCGCGCCGCCGAGATAGCCGGTGAGCAGGATCGCGCCGAGGATCGAGGTCGGCGGCACGGAGTAGAGCAATGTGCAGACGATGGTGATGAGGCCGAGGCTGCGCGCCAGCGTCTCGCTCGCACCAAAGCCCATCTTGTCCATCGTGTCCGTGACGACCGGCCACGGCACCAGCTTGATCGCGCCGTCGAACAGCAGGAAGACGATGACAAGGCCGCTCATGATGCGGCCAGTGATGCGCGCAGGCTTTGAGACTTCGATCTCCGCATTCGTCGACATGGCTGGCTCCGCAAGGCTTGGTGATGCTCTGCCATCATGACGAACGGCTGGGTGCGGGGCCGACAGAGATGGCGAAGATTTTTCAAGAGCGGGGATGAGATGAGATTAAATGGCAACCGCGAATGAGCTGCGTTCCCTCTCCCGCTTGCGGGTCGCGACGAGCAGAGCTCGCGCTCAGAGGGCTGGGGTGGGGGTCTCACCGCGAGTCACATTGTGGGAATAGCCCCCACCCGGATCGTATCTTTGATGCGATCCGACCTCCCCCTCACTGCAAACTCGCCGATCTTCCTCAACCTCGCCCCGCTTGCGGGGAGAGGTCGCCGCGCCTTGCGCGGCGGGTGAGGGGGTCAGGTCTCTCCACATCCGGAGCTCGTGGAAGCAGCCCCTCACCCCAACCTCTCCCCGTGAAGAACGGGGAGAGGGAGCGGAGAGAGTGCGCCAAGCGGGAGAGGTGCAGCGAGACTGTGGCTGCGCTATTGCTGACGACTACTTCGCCTCCGCGCTGCGCGGCTGGCTGTCGCGCATCAGGCGGTCGATATGCATGCGGATGTGGGCGGCTTCCGCGGTCGTGTTGGCGAGCGCGATGGCGCGGTCGAAGGCGACGCGGGCCTCGCCGTTGCGGCCGAGCTGCATCAGGAAGGCGCCGCGCACGCCGAAATAATGGAAATAGTTGGACAGCCGCGGCGCCAAGGGCTCGATCATCTCGAGGGCGGCTTCGGCTCCCTTCACCTTGGAGACGGCCACCGCGCGGTTGAGCGTCACCACCGGAGAGGGCTGCATGACCTCGAGCGCGCCGTAAAGCAGATCGATCTGCGTCCAGTCGGTATCCTCAGGCGTCCCGGCGCGGGCGTGAAGTGCCGCGATCGCCGCCTGCACCTGATACGGTCCGCTCCGGCGGTGGCGCATCGCCTTGTCGATCAGCGCTAGGCCCTCGGCGATCAGCTCCTGATTCCACAGGCTGCGGTCCTGGTCGTCGAGCAGGATCACCTGGCCGTCGGCATCGAAACGCGCCGCCGCGCGGGCGTGCTGCAGCAGCAACAGCGCCGTCAGCCCCATGATCTCCGGCTCGCTCTGGAACAGGCGGAGCAGCAGGCGGGCAAGCCGAATCGCCTCCTCGCACAGCGGCGAGCGGATGTCGGCGGTATCGCCGCCGGCGGAATAGCCCTCGTTGAAGATCAGGTAGATCATCGCGGCAACGGCGGCGAGCCGCTCGCTGCGCTCGACCGCGCCCGGGGTCTCGAACGGCACCTTGGCATCGGCGACGCGTGCCTTGGCCCGCGTGATGCGCTGCTCCATCGCGGCCTCAGAGACCAGGAAGGCGCGCGCGATCTGCTTGACGGTCAGGCCGGAGACGATGCGCAAGGCGAGTGCGATCTGCTGCGTCGCCGGCAGGTCCTTGTGGCAGCAGATGAACAGCAGCCGCAGGATGTCGTCGCGATAATGCGAGCCGTCGAGCCGTTCGGCAATCTCGTCCTCGGCGTCGTCGAGATCGGAGATCGTCTGGTCATCCTCGGGCAACGGCTCCTGCTTGCGGTTGCGCCTGATATCGTCGATCACGACGTTGCGGCCGACCATGATCAGCCACGCCGCGGGATCGCGCGGTGGTCCGTTCTGCGGCCAGCTCTTCAGCGCCCGCAGGCAGGCGTTTTGGAAAGCCTCCTCGGCGGTGTCGAGATTGCGGAAATAGCGCAGCAACGCGCCGACCGCCTGGGGACGCGCAGACGTCAGCGCGGCATCGATCCAGGCGGTATCGGTCACGACTTGACACTCCCCGGCTTGAAGACGCCGACCGGACGGATCTCATAGGTGCCGCCTGGATTGGCCGCGCCGAGATCGCGGGCGACGTCGAGCGCCTCGTCGAGGTTCTTGCAGTCGACGACGTAGAAGCCGAGCAGCTGCTCCTTGGTCTCGGCGAACGGGCCGTCCAGCACCAGCGGCGGATCATCCTTGCGCAGCGTGGTCGCGGCCGTGGTCGGCAGCAGGCGCGCCACCGGGCCGAGCCGGCCCTGCTTGGCGAGCTTGTCCTGCACCACGGATAGTTTCTGCATGACGGCGGCGTCGTGCTCCTTGCTCCAGGAGCCGACCATGTCTTCGTCGTGGTAGCAGAGAATGGCGTACAGCATCGAAAGGGTATCTCCGTTCATTCCAAGAACGAACGATTATGCCCGTTGCCGACAGGGGGACGGAAGAAATTTTGCTGCGGGTTCCGACGCCTACGATCCGATATGGCCGATCTCGGCAGATGGAGATGACGGCAGGTGAAGACGGCGGTGCAGGCGCTGCAGATGCAAAGGATGGCGACGAGGCTTTGAGGTCGCGGCAATCGCGCGCCGGACCATCGCTGCGACGATCGCGGCATTCCGGTTACCAGTAGACGCCGTAGCGGGCGGCGATCCGGCGCGGTGGTCATGACCGCCGGCTGAGGCGTGTCGTTGGTCGCAAGCACGAGGCTACGGTTCTGGCCGGGCCGAGACGGAGACGAGCACGAAGGCGGCCATCAGGAACAGTTTGCGCATGGAAGTTGTCCCCTGTTGATGGCAGGAGACTAGGGTCGCGGGTCGGCCCGCTCTGTGACGTATATCACGCTGATGTTGGAGGTATCTGGATGAGGAAAGGCGCGCTCGCGCTGCTGGTGAACGGCGGCACGGAAAACTGGTCGCCGGCGCGCTGGAAGGCGCGGTTCGACGCGGTCTGCCCCGACCGCCGCGTGGTGCTGCTGCCTGACCCGGCGCTCGATCCGGCCGAAGTGCACTATGCCGCGGTGTGGAAGCCGAAGCCCGGCGAGCTGGCCGCGTTCGGCAATCTGCGCGTCATCTTCAATCTCGGCGCCGGCGTCGATGCGCTGATGGCCGACCGCTCGCTGCCCGACGTGCCGCTGGTGCGGGTCGCGGTCGGCGACCTCACCGACCGCATGACCGAATACGTCGTGCTGCATGTGCTGATGCACCACCGGCAGGAGCTGTACCTGCGCGAGTCGCAGCGACTGAAGCGCTGGGCGCCGAAATACCAATGGGCGGCGGGCGCGCTCACCGTCGGCATCATGGGGCTCGGCACGCTTGGCGCCGCCTCGGCGCACGCGCTCCGCGCGCTGGGCTTCCGCGTGGTCGGCTGGAGCCGCAGCGAGAAGCGGATCGAGGGCATCACCTGCTTCCACGGCCCCGACGGGCTGGATGCATTGCTGCGCCAGACCAACATCTTGGTCTGCCTGCTGCCGCTGACGCCGGAGACGCGACACATCCTCAACCGCGAGGTGTTCGCGAAGCTGAACCGGGATAGCCCGCTCGGCGCGCCCGTGATCATCAATGCCGGCCGCGGCGGCCTGCAGAACGAGGCGGACATCCTGCGCGCGCTCGACGACGGCACACTGGGCGCGGCCTCGCTCGACGTCTACGAGACCGAGCCACTGCCCGAGGCGAGCCCGTTCTGGAGCCATCCGAAGGTGGTGCTGACGCCGCACAATGCCGCCGACACCGACGCCGACGAGATCTCGAAATACGTCGCGCAGCAGATCGCGCGCTTCGAGGCCGGCGGCGAACTCGAAAACCTCGTGGATCGCAAGCGGGGGTATTGACCCGCTCGCGCGAACGCCGAGACCAGCGGCGCGGGCGAGCGAGCTAGGACGGCTTGCGCGCGATGGTGACGTGTGTTGCGTTCGGGCTCGCGACACGCGAGACAACCGCATAACCCAAGCCGGGCAGGTCGAGCCCCGAGAACAGGTGCGACGCGAGAGAAATTCGCGGCTTCTATTTGGCCCCGCACATCACGTCGATGGCCCCCTGCACGATCGCTTCCAGCTCCTTGCGCGGCACGCGGGCGCGGGCGCGGATCGCGATGGTGTGGATGGTGGCGGATGCGAGATGAGCCAGTGCAGCCGCGTCGGCCGTATCCGGCAACTCGCCGCGCTCCTTGGCGAAGCGGAAGCAGATCGAAAACGCCTTGTCGAGCTCGGTGAAGCCTTCCAGCACCATGGCGCGGATATCAGGATCCGCCACCGCTTCGGAGGCGGCGGTCATCACCGTGAAGCAGCCGCGCGGCGATTCCCCTTCCGTGTAGATGTCGAGCGCGATGGCGTAGATCCGCGCCAGCCGCTCCCTGAGCGGTGCCTCGGCGCGGAAGATGTCGACCATCGCGGCGCGCGCGTCGTCGCGATAGCGCTGGTAGCTCTTGATGTAGAGCTCGCGCTTGTCGCCGAACGCGCTGTAGAGGCTCGGCCGGTTCATTCCGGTGGCGGCGCTGAGATCGTCGAGCGACGTCGCGGCGAAGCCGTCTCGCCTGAACAGATCGAGCGCCTTGCCGAGCGCGACGTCGGGCACGTAGGCGCGCGGCCGCCCGCGCCGTTTCGGTGCTATCGGCGCATCGATCTTGGCAGCAGATGGCGGCTTCCTATTTTTTTGTACCATTTTGCATTAAATTCCTTGACGCCTCCGATATTATTCGAGACAGTACAAAAATCAACACGGCCGGAATATCCGCGCCCAGCACCGCCAAGGAGGCACCCATGGACCTTTATTTCTCGCCGCTCGCCTGCTCGATGGCGACCCGCGTTGCGCTCTACGAGGCAGACCAGCCGGCCAACTATCTCGAGGTCGATCCCAAGACCAAGCAGGTGCGCAACGACGGCTCCGACTTCAACAAGGTCAACCCGCTCGGGCTGGTGCCGGCGCTGCGCACCGACGACGGCGTGGTGCTGACCGAGAACGCGGCGATCCTGCAATATGTCGCAGACCGCTTTCCGCAGGCGGGTATCGGCACGACATCGAATGCCGAGCGTTCGCGGCTGCATCAGTGGCTGTGCTTCATCGGCACCGAACTGCACAAGGGCCTGTTCCTGCCGCTGCTCGACAAGAAGGCGCCGCCGGAGGCGAAGGCCTATGCGCTGGAGAAATACACCTCGCGGCTCGATTATCTCGAGGATCACCTGAAAGGCCGCGACTATCTGCTCGACCATTTCAGCGTCGCCGACGCCTATCTCGTCACCGTCATCAACTGGACCATGGCGACGCCGCCGATCGAGCTCGCGAAGTGGCCGGCGCTGAAGGCCTATTACGAGCGTCTGCGCACGCGGCCCTCGGTCGCAAAGGCGATCGCGGAGGAGTTCGAGCTCTACAAGGCCGAGATCGCCCGCCACAAGGCTGCGGCGTAGGGCGGTCTCTCACCATGCGTCGTCCCGGCGAAGGTCGGGACCCATACGCCGCGGCCCCTCGATTTTGGGCGGTTGGAGTCGATACCTCGCGCACCAATCAGCGACGGTGGTTATGGGTCCCGGCCTTCGCCGGGACGACAACTAAAACGGCTCCTGCCCCAATCCCGGCACATCGGCCGGGCGCGGCCCCGGGGCGGGCCAGTGGAAGCGGCGGTCTTTCTCCGTGATCGCGATGTCGTTGATCGAGGCTTCGCGCCGACGCATCAGGCCGTGCTCGGCGAACTCCCACTGCTCGTTGCCGTAGGAGCGAAACCAGTTGCCGTCGGCATCGTGCCACTCGTACTGGAAGCGCACCGCGATGCGGTTGCCGTCGAACGCCCAGAGATCCTTGATCAGGCGATAGTCGAGCTCCTTCTCCCATTTGCGGGTGAGGAAGGCCACGATCGCCTCGCGGCCCTGAAGCACTTCGGAGCGGTTGCGCCAGCGGCTGTCCTCGGTATAGGCGAGCGCGACGCGGACGGGGTCGCGTGAGTTCCAGGCATCCTCCGCCATGCGCGCCTTCTGCGCGGCGGTCTCGCGGGTGAAGGGTGGAAGCGGCGGGCGTGACATCGGCGATCCCTCGCGGTTGTGGTCACGCGCAAATCTATCGGCGCGCCGTGGAGAGTCGATGGGGCGTTTCCTATCGCCCGATAGCTAGGCCATATCGGCCTTCATCAACGCGCGAATCGTCTTCGGAATCGGCTGCGCGCGGCCGCCGCTGACGAACGCGACGCGGACCTCGGCCTTCACAAGCACGTCATCGCCGCGCCTGACCTCCTGCGCCAGCGTGATGGACGCGCCCTTCACCGCGATCGGCCAGGTGACGACGTCGAGGACATCGTCCATCCGCGCGGGTTTAAGGAAGTCGAGCGTCATCGAGCGCACGACGAAGGCAAACCCACCGGTCTCCTCCTGCGCCTCCTCGAACAGCGCCTGCTGCTCGGCGCCCATCAGGCGGAGATGGTTGGTGCGCCCGCGCTCCATGAAGCGCAGATAGTTGGCGTGATAGACGATGCCGGAAAAATCGGTGTCCTCGTAATAGACGCGGACCTGCATGTGGTGGCGACCGTCGCGGATCTGGCCGTCGAGAATGGGTGAGGTCAATTGCGGCCCCCGATTGCGCTACGTTTCGCTCGTTGTGCGCAAAATAGCACGCCGGCGCAAGCGTGGTCAGGAGACCAGCGGCCCCTTTGCACCGAGCGTCACCTGCACGATCTCAGGGGGAACGCCGAGGCGGAACGGCATGATGCTGCAGCCGAGGCCGCCGGAGACGATGACGTCGGTCTTCAGCTTGAGGTGGCCATAGGCGAGCCGCATGCCGTGCTTCACGGGCACCGCGGGCGACCAGCCGAGCAGCCGAACCTGGCCGCCATGGGTGTGGCCGGACAGTTGCAGCGCGACGCGCGAGGGTACGCGGAGCGCGATGTCGGGCTCGTGTGCGAGCAGGATCACCGGCGCATCGTCGGTGACCTTGGCGAGCGTGGCACCGAGATCGTCGACACCGATATGCGCGATGCGGCGAAAGCGCCGCGCCGGCAGATAGGCGAGCTGATCGCCGAGGCCGGCGAGCCAGAACGGACGGCCGTCCTTGGTCAGCCGCACCACATCGTTCTCGTAGACGGGAATGCCCACCCGCTCCAGCGCCCGACGGGCAACCGGGATGCCCTGTCCCTTGCGCTGCAGGGTCTTGTCTTCCCAATAATCGTGATTGCCGAGGATGGCGTGCACGCCGAGCGGCGCCTTCAGGCCGCCGAGCACCGCGGCCCATTCGGACGCCGGAATGAAGCGGGTGACATGACGAAGCCCCGCGACATAGTCGCCGAGCATGACGACGATATCGGCATTCAACGCGTTGGTGCGGTCGACGATGTCAGCGATGCGATCGAGCGACATCCAGGGATCGCAGGCGTGAATGTCGGCGAGCGCTGCGATCTTCAGCGGAAAATCCGTCGGCCATCGCCGCGGCGACAAATCGTAGCGCGTGAGCGTGAGCCGAACGACCGGCTCGCTGACGCCATAGGCCGCGGTCGAGGCGCTGGCGGCGGTCAATCCGCCAACGGAGCGGAGGAAGTGACGACGTGAAATCATGGGTGTGCGATCAATGATACCTGGTCGACCATAGGCCCGTTGATTGAAGCGAAATTGGGCCGCGTTTGTGCAGAGAACCTGCAGACACGCCGCAAGGTTACCCTTTAGGGTTACCGGCAGCGCCGTGCGCTGCATCAACACGTCTTTTCACGTCTTCGAGAGCGCAACCGCGGCCACCGTGGCAGCACGACCAGATCATACTGGCGGCGAACTACAGCTACAGGTGATCCGGGCGTATGGATCAGTCTTCGTCACCATTGCCGCCGAACAGGCCGAACTGCGCGGGATCGCGGTTGGGTTCGGCAAGGCCGAGATGACGGAAGGCGTGCGAGGTCAACAGACGGCCGCGCGGCGTGCGCTGCAGATACCCGCACTGGATCAGATAGGGCTCGATGATGTCCTCGATCGCGTCGCGCGGCTCCGACAATGCCGCCGCCATGGTCTCGACGCCGACCGGGCCGCCGCCATAGTTCAAAGCGATCGTTGTGAGATAACGGCGGTCCATCGCATCGAGGCCGGCGCTGTCGACCTCGAGCGCACTCAGCGCGCGATCGGCGATGCCGCGGTCGACGGAGTCGGCATCCGCTGCCGAGGCAAAATCCCTGACCCGGCGCAGCAGGCGGCCGGCGATGCGCGGCGTGCCGCGGGCGCGGCGCGCGATCTCGTTGGCGCCGTCGGGGCTCATGCCGATGTTGAGCACGCGGGCGCCGCGGGTGACGATCTTCTCCAGCTCCTCCTCGGTGTAGAAGTTCAGCCGGATCGGAATGCCGAAACGGTCGCGCAACGGATTGGTGAGCAGGCCTGCGCGCGTCGTCGCGCCGACCAGCGTGAACTTTGAAAGCTCGATCTTCACCGAGCGCGCCGCGGGTCCCTCGCCGATGATGAGGTCGAGCTGGAAATCTTCCATCGCCGGATAGAGCACTTCTTCCACCGCTGGGCTCAGGCGATGGATCTCGTCGATGAACAGCACGTCGCGCTCTTCGAGATTGGTGAGCAGCGCGGCGAGATCGCCGGCCTTGGCGATGACGGGGCCCGACGTGGCCCGAAAGCCGACGCCGAGCTCGCGGGCGACGATCTGCGCCAGCGTGGTCTTGCCGAGGCCCGGAGGCCCGACGAACAGCACGTGATCCAGCGCCTCGCCGCGCTTCTTCGCCGCCTCGATGAAGATCGAGAGATTCTTGCGCGCCTGCGCCTGGCCGACGAACTCCGTCAGCGACTGCGGGCGCAGCGCGGTGTCGCCGACGTCATCGGAGCGGCGTTCGGGCGTGACGATGCGGGAGGGCGTGTTCATTGGCACAACGTGGCACTGCGCACATGCGGCATAGGCGGTGGCTGGGCTCCCCTCCCCCTTGTGGGGTCGAGACGAGCCAAGCTCGCTCTTAGGGGTTGGGGAAGGGGGGCCACACGAAGACCGCCTCCGTGGCTACCCCTCTCCCCCACCCTCCCCCACAAGGGGGGAGGGAGCGCAGCGGAGCACGCGGACCAAGTGGCGCACAATCTCGGAAACGTGTTCACTTCGACAATTCCTTCAGGCCCAGCCGGATCAGTTGCGCGGTTTCGGCCTTCTCACCGGCGCTGCGCGAGGCGGCGGCGATCGCGGCGGCGGCCTGCGGCTGGCCGTAGCCGAGATTGACCAGCGCGGAGATCGCGTCCGTGACGGGCCGCGGCGCGCGGTTGTTGTCGATCGCGCCCGAAAGCTGCACCACGGCCGGATCGACATCGGCAAAGCCGGGCGCCTTGTCCTTCAATTCGCTGACGATGCGCTCGGCGACCTTCGGCCCGACCCCCGGCGTGCGGGCGACCGCCGCCTTGTCGCGCAGCGCGATGGCATTTGCGAGGTCGGTCGGCGGCAGCGTGCCGAGCACCGCGAGCGCGACCTTGGCGCCGACGCCCTGCACGGTCTGCAGCAGGCGAAACCACTCGCGCTCATGATCGCTGCGGAAGCCGAACAGCTTGATCTGGTCCTCGCGGACATAGGTCTCGATCGACAGCACCGCAGCCGCGCCCGGCGACGGCAGCGCCTGCAGCGTGCGGCTGGCGCAGTGCACCTGGTAACCAACGCCGCCGACATCGAGAATCACATAGTCCTCGCCATAGGAATCGATCAGGCCCTTGAGCTTGCCGATCATCGTGCCACCTCGGACTTGGCGCTCGCGTCGCGTTCGTTCGCTTTGGCGTTGGCTTTGGTGAGGCAAGCACCGGCGGAAGGGTTCCCTCCCCCCTTGCGGGGTCCGAGGCGCGCGAAGCTCGCTCTCGAGGTTAGGGAGAGGGGTACCACTTGCTCCGCCTTATGAGGCAGAGCACGGACGGCGCTCACATCGTGATCGATTCCCGTGCGAATTTCGTTGATAGGTCGCCGTCGCATCTCATGCGTCGGAGCCTGCGGCTTACCCCTCTCCCCAACTCTCCCCCGCAAGGGGGGAGGGAGCCCGACAAGCGTGCTCTCCTCACGTCGCGCGAAGTCGAAGTCCCCCCTCATAGGCTTGCCACCTTCAGCCGCAGCGCGGCGCTCTGGCGGTGATGCGCGTGCGTGATCGCGATCGCCAGCGCATCGGCCGCGTCGGCGGATGGCGGCTCGGCTTTCGGTAGCAGGATCTTCAACATCACCTGGATCTGGTTCTTCTCGGCATGTCCGGCGCCGACCACCGTCTTCTTGACCTGGTTCGGCGCGTATTCCGCGACAGAGATGCCGAACATTGCAGGCGCCAGCATGGCAACGCCGCGCGCTTGCCCGAGCTTGAGCGTGGCGACGCCGTCCTTGTTGACGAAGGTCTGTTCCACCGCCGCCTCAGCCGGCCTGTAGTCGCCGAGCACGGCGGCAAGCCCCTCATGGATCGCGAGCAGGCGGCTCGCGAGCGGCAGGCTATCGGGCGTTTCGACCGAGCCGCAGGCGATGTAGACCAGCCGGTTGCCCTCGGTCTCGATCACGCCCCAGCCGGTGCGGCGGAGGCCCGGATCGATACCGATGATGCGGACGGGGGAGCGAATCGGCTGCGATGTCATGGGGGAGTGATACCGCCTGTGCACCGAGAACGAAACACAAACGGAGCGTCATCCCCTGCCCCGCTTGTCATGCCCTGCTCGTCATCCCCGCGAAAAGCGGGGATCCAGTATGCGCGGCAGGGCTCTGGAATACTGGGTCGCCCAGTCAAGCCGGGCGATGACAGCAATGCAAGCGGCGTCAGCCGCCCATCTTCGCCATGAGCGCGTCGGACACTTCGAAATTGGCGAACACGTTCTGCACGTCGTCGTGCTCGTTGAGCATGTCCATCAGCTTCAACAGCTTTTCGCCGGTCTCATCGTCGACCGAGACGGTGTTCTGCGGCTTCCAGGTCAGCGCGGCCTTGCGCGGTTCGCCGAACTTCGCCTCCAGCGCCTTGGCGACCTCGCGGAATGTATCCTGCGAGGCGTAGACCTCGTGGCCGCCCTCGCTGGAGACCACGTCGTCGGCGCCGGCCTCGATGGCCGCATCCAGCATGGCGTCGTCGGAGGCGACGCTCTTGTCGTATTCGATGATGCCGGTGCGGTCGAACATGAAGGCGACCGAGCCGGTTTCGCCGAGATTGCCGCCGGACTTGGTGAAGAAGGAGCGGATGTCGGAGGCGGCGCGGTTGCGGTTGTCGGTCAGTGCCTCGACGATCACGGCGACGCCGCCGGGACCATAACCCTCGTAGCGGATCTCTTCGTAGTTTTCGCCGTCGCTGCCGGACGCCTTCTTGATGGCGCGCTCGATATTGTCCTTGGGCATGTTCTCGGCGCGCGCCGCGACCACGGCGGCGCGCAGACGCGGATTCATCGCCGGATCCGGGGTGCCCAGCTTGGCCGCCACGGTGATTTCGCGGGCCAGCTTGCCGAAAAGCTTCGACCGCTGGGCATCCTGCCGGCCCTTGCGGTGCATGATGTTCTTGAATTGGGAATGGCCGGCCATGCGAGGTCTCTTGGAAGCGTCAGGTCAAAGGGGGTGGAAAGCGCGGCCTTATAGGCCTCCCTCCGGCCAAAATCAAAGATCGGCGGGGCGTTCCGTCACAGATACTACCGCAGGCCGGAATATGAGGCACCTGTTAACCATGACTTCATGACCGGATGAGAGGATCGGCCGTCCCACCCTTATTCCCAAGAGTCCCCCATGGCGTTCGGTTTGTTTCGAAGGCGAGGGCCGGAGCCGGTTGCACCTGCCGTCAAATCAGAGGTTCCGGCCGCGAGTGTCGCGCCCGAAGCCCTCACCTCGACCGAGAGCGATTCGGCCAGGGAAATCCTGGAACTATTGGAACTCGAGCTCGGCGGCATGATCCGTCAGCTCGAGCGCGCCGCAGGCTCGGTAGCCGCGGGTGCAGAAGCCACGGCCGCGACGCTTGCGACCATCCGGGCGCGCACCGACGCGCTGACCGGCCGCACCAGCGCCGCGCAGAGCACCGCGACGACATTCTCGGAAGCCGCCGACAGGTTCACCCATTCCGCCGACGGCATCGGCCAGCAGGTGCGCAACGCCAGCAAACTCGCCGACGACGCCGCAGCCGCGGCGCGCGAAGCCACCGCCAATGTCGACCGCCTGCGCGAATCCTCGGCCGCGATCGGCAACGTTGTCAATCTGATCGCGCAGATCGCGCGCCAGACCACGCTGCTTGCGCTCAACTCGACGATCGAGGCGGCGCGCGCCGGCGCCGCAGGCAAGGGCTTTGCGGTGGTCGCAACCGAGGTCAAGGCGCTCGCGGTGCAGACCCAGAGCGCGACCGAGGAGATCACCAAGAAGATCGAGGCGCTGCAGAAGGACGCCACTGGATCCGCGGACGCCGTGCACCGCATCTCGCAGGCGATCGAAGCGATCCGCCCGGTCTTCGAGCACGTCAACGGCGCAGTCGTCGAGCAGAACCAGATCACCGGCGAGATCGGCCAGAACGCCGCCTCCGCGTCTCACTTCATCGTCTCGGTCGGAACCAGCGCCGGCGAGATCGACAGCGCAACGCAGGAAGCCGCAGCGCATGGCGACAACGTCGCCAGGGCCGGCA
The DNA window shown above is from Bradyrhizobium sp. ISRA464 and carries:
- a CDS encoding YebC/PmpR family DNA-binding transcriptional regulator; translation: MAGHSQFKNIMHRKGRQDAQRSKLFGKLAREITVAAKLGTPDPAMNPRLRAAVVAARAENMPKDNIERAIKKASGSDGENYEEIRYEGYGPGGVAVIVEALTDNRNRAASDIRSFFTKSGGNLGETGSVAFMFDRTGIIEYDKSVASDDAMLDAAIEAGADDVVSSEGGHEVYASQDTFREVAKALEAKFGEPRKAALTWKPQNTVSVDDETGEKLLKLMDMLNEHDDVQNVFANFEVSDALMAKMGG
- the ruvC gene encoding crossover junction endodeoxyribonuclease RuvC, with the protein product MTSQPIRSPVRIIGIDPGLRRTGWGVIETEGNRLVYIACGSVETPDSLPLASRLLAIHEGLAAVLGDYRPAEAAVEQTFVNKDGVATLKLGQARGVAMLAPAMFGISVAEYAPNQVKKTVVGAGHAEKNQIQVMLKILLPKAEPPSADAADALAIAITHAHHRQSAALRLKVASL